A stretch of DNA from Prochlorococcus marinus str. SB:
AACAATTATTTAAAATGTATGGGAATACCTCTGTATTAATTATGGGAGAGGCAAAGAGAAGAAAAAATTTAGGTATTCCGCCTAGAGAAAAAAATGAAGACATAAAGTTTCCTCAACTCGATAAAAAAGCCATACAGCAAAAAGTTAGGTCCACACTATATAAATATCCAATAATACCTTTTCTTTTTTATGGAGTCGCCGTAGTGATCCTAATCGGAGGTTTATTTTATGTTTTTAAATCCTTTAATATTGCTTAATTGATAGGGTTGTGAATTTTGATATTGAAGACTCTTTGTAACCATTATAAAAAAAATTTTTAAGGATATTAAATTATCAAAAATAAATGTGTAATGAATTATGAAAAATAATAGATGATAATTATTTACGATTGACACCATCTTGAGGTGCAGTAATTTTAGATTAAATTAAAAATATTTATGAAAAAAATAAATAAAAAATATGCTGAATTAATGCGTCAAGCTGATAATGCAGTTGGAAGAAAAGAAGTAGTTAGTTTATTAAAAAAAGCTGCAATGATAATGTCTAAATCTGAGGAAAACTTAGCTGCTTAAGTTAGAAAACTATTTTATTAGGATAAATAAAACACCATAAAGAATGATTGATGAGGATGCTGCCATAATGATAAATGGTAGTATCATGCCTGAGTTTAACCATCTTAAAAGTCTAATTTTTTTGTTAATTACTCTTGGCATCTTTTCTAAATCCCTTAATTGCAACTTAACAAGTAAATAAATGGTGTAAATGATTAATTAATCTTTTTAAATAGAATTCTTTGGCTATTTTGGAATTAAATTTTCTAAAAAAAATTATTATAATAGAACTCGGATTTTTTTATCCTGAGAGAAATTTTTAGGTAATTAATACCTTGTATTCTTCAAATTTCTAATGCAAGATTTAGAAACATTAGATTTCTAAATAATGATTGAAAATTTAAAAGATAGCCCTGAAGAATTTGAAGATTATGATTCAGAACTGCTACTTAAGATTCTAAATAAGAGATCACTGGAGTATAAAAAAGGTGATGATAAAGAACTATTTTAGATGAAAATTGGAAAATTAATTCAAAAAATATGAGTAATATTATTCCTTCAGATAATTCAAATTTGAAAAGAATATTATCAGATATATTCCCAAATAAAAAAATAATGATTCATCATAATAATGATGGGTCGCAAACAATTTTCTTATCTTAATTTGCGTATTATTAAAAGCTTATTTATACAATTTATGCAAATTTTTTTGTGAAAAATTAGTAAAAATTACTCTCGCGGAATTTTTTTGAAGATGTTATCGTTCATTAACGTTCATCCAAGTTTATTTCTCTGGACGCATGATATGGGAGTAGGGAACGGGATTCTCATTAACTGCAAAAGACTATGAATAACCTCTTACAAATAAGAGAAAAAATTAAAAGAGCCAATAGGCTACATGAAGCCCAACTTTTGGCAACTAAAAGTGGAGAAATTACCCAATACAGAAGATCCGTCTTTGAAGAAAGAATCAGGAAAACACAAAAAGAAATCAAATTGGAAGATTCAAAAAATTAGATTCTTTTTTGAAACTGATCAATTAAGAGGGGGTTTAATCCCTCTCTTTTTATTTATAAAATTAACGTAATTATTTATTTATTTTTTAGATTATGGATTATTAAAAATTACATAATTTTGATGCTTTTACTATTGATTAAATTTATATAAATGGCAAATTTAATTCAGTAATTAAGAGGTAAATAAATATGTTTAAAAAGAAAAATAAACAAATTAAAACCTCACCCAATAAATCAAATTTAGATCAAGTTTTATGGTTTATAGAAAATTATTTGCCCCAAAAGAAAGATAAAGGGGTTCAAAAAAAATTGTATATAGATAATCTAGAAGAAGAGACTATTAAGATATTTTCAAAATTAGCCTCTACACGTTCTAAAACATTATTACCAACTACAAAAAATACGACAATCTCTTTTACCTTTGGTAATTGGGCCTTGCCTTATCTGAAATTGCTTAAGAAAATAGGAATAGCTAAGTAAGAAAATTGTGATCGGCTAGAACTAGATTTATCCCGCAAATAAAAATAATTAAAGATTAAAAAGTCTCAGAAAGTTCTTTTCGAAATTTAAGGAGGAATACTTACTTTACATAAAAAATACAATTGCTAAGTTTAAGATAAGAGATCTATTCATTAATGTTTCTAAATTATCTGCCTAGTGAAATGGTTGAAGTTGTTGGTTTGACAATGATTTTTTCATTTCTAGTTGGAACTATCTTGATTTTGTTATTTACATCAGATCAGGCAAATACAAAAAATCTATATTTAAAGAAGGCAAAATAAATTTTAAATAATTTGTTTATCTATAAAGGACCTCTGTTTTGAAAAAAGTTAACTCGCAGGTGTAGAACATAATTTTTAATATTGATACATATACAAATTTAAGATTATGGGCGAAGCTAAAAGAAGAGAAGAATTAGGATTGCCACCTAGACAAAAAAATGAATTAAATAAATCTGATAGGTACTTTTCATGGCTTCCAATTACTAAATCAAGAATTAAGAAATACCCTTACATGGGTGTAGCAACAATGGCACTGGGAGCGATAATTTTCTTAGTAAGTGGAGGCGCAAATAGTATTAATTAGTTTGATTTTGGCTTGGCTTAGAATATATCTAAGATTTTTTTTGTAATAGTTTAACGCCAGATATTATTGAGATTATTGAAGATATACCAAGAAATATCGAGTAAAAAGGTTGCATATTAATAATGCCAAAATTACCCGTATGCCATTTTATTAACCAAAAAGCATCTACTCCTAATGGTTGAAGAATACTATAAATAGTCCCAGATACAATAGTAATTAGTAAGGGGATTGCTGAAATCGCGGTTATTTTTCTGTGAATTTTTCTTTGAGTTGTTTTTAATTTTTCCATTTATTTCCTCAAATAGATATGTAATTCTTTTTCGTTTTTGCATGGCATCCATTTATCTTGATTCTTATGTATTCCTTCGCAACCAAGTTCTAAAGATCTATTTTCGGCCTCCTCTTCAGAATGAAATGTACCCCTCATATGTGCATGCGAATAACTATTTAAATTTAGAGATAAGAAAAATAAAAAAAATAAAAATTTATAATTTCTAAGAAAAATATGCATTATTTCAAATAAGTATTTGTATTAAGGAGAAATTTTATCAAATATTTTTGTTTTGCCAGTACTACTAAATGAAACTACTTTGTAGTTCTCATAATCATGAGAGTGAGAGTCGTGAGAATGTATTTCCATACCTGGAGAGCCAAGTGGCATGCCCGGAACTGCTATCCCATTGATATTTGGTTTTTCTCTAAAAAGTTTGTTTATTGATTCAATCGGGACATGTCCCTCAATCGTATAGTTAGCTATTTGAGCAGAGTGACATGATCTCAGGTTATTGGGAATTTGATATTGGTTTTTAATTACTGAAACATCCTCAACTATATTATCAACAACTTCTAATCCATTAGCTCTTAAATGATTGATCCATTTTTTGCAACAACCACATGATGCTGATCTGTAAGAAACAACTTTTGGGATATCTATATTTTCTTGAGTTAAAGCAATACTCTTATATGGATTAATTATATTTGTAAAAAGAATTCCAGAAAAAATTAGATAATTTAAAAATCCTCTTTTAATAAATATTTTATTAAGTGCCATACTAATTACGACGATTAAATTTAATATTTAAATTAACCATAAATGAAAATTTATTAAATCGCTATTTAATAAGAATTAAGACACTCATAATTGCCATTAAAAGATTTTCGATAAAACTAATAATTCCCAAAGGAGTTTTTGCATATCCACCAATACATGCACAATTTAATTTTAATTTATCCAAATAAACAGCCTTAAATACCGAAATCATGCCAGAAATTCCTAAAATTAGAGCAATAAAAATAATTAAAGAGGGTGGAGAAGAATTAAGAAAACTTATTCCAATTAATATTTCGCAAAAAGGATAAATATATATCCAGCCATCAAATTTAGAAGATATTAAATCATATTTCTTATAACTTGTTCCAAAAGCTTCAATATCCATAAGCTTGAGCATAGCTAAAAGGCAAATTGATATCCCCATAAAAATTTGGAAACTTTTAAGAAATGAAATAGTTATCAGAAATGAAGTACCAAAGACTGCAATTAACGGGGTAAATGACTTAATCTTCATTTTTAACTTTTAAGGATGGAGTCACAAATACTAGATGGATTTGCTTGTTTAATTATTTTTAGTCTTTTGATAAGTTTGTCTCGATCTATTTGATGTTTTAAATAATTAATACATAAATTTTTTCCTGATATACCTCTGCTATTGGAGCAATCTTTAAAGCAATAGCAAAAGTACCAATAACTAAAAGAATGTTTGTGGCTAGTCGAATGTTTGGTCGAAAATTAGATCTCATTCGTATTCTTTATTTCTGTCAATAACTTCCCTTAAATATATATCTTTTAGCTCATCATTGTATCCATTTTCTTCTGCAAATTTCTCTAGTTCCTTCAACTCTTTTTCTTTCATTAAGCAGATTTGGATATATTATTTTTCATATCTTCAATTTGATTTATTAATTCATCTAACCATTCTGTATTATTTTCGGATCTTTTCTGAAAATATGAAATTTTAGGTTGATTTATTTCTAGTGTCTCATAATCTCCACTCATAAATTACCCCTAAATTTATACTCTGCATAATTTATCTAGAGAGATTATGCACATCAATAGGTTCTATTACTTATTAGACATTTACCATTAGTAGCAAGTCGTTTTTTAATAGTATAAATATCAAGGAATTTATCTTTAAAAAAAATGGCAACTAATGAAGAACTAGAAAAAAGAATTAAGACTTTAGAAAAAGAAGTACAACATCTAAAAGCTGTTCTGCAGTATCAAATGAGAAATAATAAAAAGTGATTAGTATTGTATAGCGATTACTTTTGGTCAGGTAAGCATTCTCTTTTGGTTGTTTTAGCTACCTAATAAAAAGCTAAATATTAAAAATTAATCCATAATTAGTTACTTAAAAAAAATAACTTTAGTCATTGATATTTAGAACATATTTGTTTTTATATATATAAAACTACTTTATATGATTAACTCAATAGCTATTACATTGTTATTATTAGGCTCTTTAGTTGCTTACAAAAGACTCAAAAGAAAGAAACGGCAATTTCACGCACCACCTACAAATCAGCTTCCTAGTTGAAAATTAAATTCCGTCTTCGTCTTCTCCAAAAGGATTGTATCTAATATCTCAGATTAGAACGACCGCTATAGATAAAAGCAATAGACCAAAAATAACTTGAGGAGGAGGAAATAACATCAATGAAATATAACAATTATCAATAAGCTTTGCTTATGAAAATTTTAAGGGGTAATCGATATTGTTTGGTTCTAAATGTTTTAAATAACAAGCTGTTGTGCAATCTACTCCCTCACTATTGATGCTACAAGAAGTTATACATTCAAAAAAACTTTCCAAAGCATCGGAATCATTAATATTTGAATAAATTTCTTTATGCATGGTTAAACTTCCATTCTGAAGCTTATCTAGCAATTAATTTTTAATAATGTCAAATTTTAGGTAAAGTACCTATTCACCATTTTTTTAAAAAAAACTGTTGAATCTATAAGTTTTTTCCCACCCTTCCTCTAATAGTTTTTTATATTCTTGTCTCGCTTCTTCGATAGATTCAACCCTAGAGCCTTTCAAAACTGGCTTACTTGATCGCTTAAGCACACAACCATAAGAGATTAAAATTGCATTAACCATAGAAGGGTTCTTAGAACTTTCTTCAAAAGGTTCAAATACTTTAATCCTTGATCTGGTTTTATTGATTAAAGTAAATTTTTCCATAAAAAAAGGGCGTTAGCTTCGCCCCAATCAAAAAGCGGGATAATCCCCATCACCCAGCCTTTTTAAAATCTTAGCACTACATATGGTGTTTGTAAGTATTTAAAATTACCTATTGATGGGGTTGTTTGTTTCTGTTTAATTTGTCATTATAGGAGTCCCCATCACCTAGGCTCGTAAGAGTCTTTTTTTTTTGCTATTTTTCCTTTTAGGCTTAAGCCCTTTTTAATTAGTGTTTAAAGACTTTTTATTTAATTTTTAAATTCGATAATTAATAATTAAAAAAATATTTTTATTCATGCAAACTTACATCGTTCACTGGCAATTTCCAGATCAAGAAAGTCATATGCAAGGGGCCGAAGCTTTTGCAGGTTTCGTTGAAGGTGGATGCGAAGGTGATGAATTTGATGGGTTTAAAGTTCTTAATCGAGTAGTGAATCCCGAGGGAGCTAATGGTTGGGCAATAGTTGAATCTTCAAACCATCAGAACATTTGGAAATGGAGTAGTATCTGGGTCGATAACTTTGGCGTAGAAATTGAAGTTACACCAGTTCTAACGGATAAAGAATTTCTTTCCGTCCATAAAGAAATTGCAGCAGCCTCTAACTAATAGTTAATTTTTTTTGGTGTTTGAATGTTGATCTAAAATAAAATGGTATTTGTTATTTTTTATGGGAAAATTTTCTTCTGAAGAAATTGAAAGTCAATACAATTTAATAAAAATGCTTTTAGCTGAACCTGATAAGTAGAGAGATGCCATTGATGCAATAAAAAAAGATATTGCATATATGCCTATAGAGCTTAAAAAAAAACTTAAGGAAGAAAATATTATCTTATGAATAAATCTTAAATGGCTATCATCATAATCGTTAATTTATAAAATTAGTAAATAGCCATTCTCGTAAACTAACCGAGAGAGTCTAAATCTCTACGATGGTGAACTGTATTTGGGTAATCTTGTGGAACTTTCTGTTCTCTCATTAAATCTGCGATTGTTGGATAATCTTTTGCATTATCAAGATCTCTTGCATTTTTATCTTGAATTGCGAATGGTGATCTTTTTAAATTCATAATTAATTTCCTCAAAATTTTTGTTGGATTCTGATTACAGATCCTGGATTGTCATGTACGTAAGTGTTGAATTCTCTCGCAAGCATTAGGCAATCGTATGCATCGCGCGCGTAGAAGCCAACTTCATGTGTCTTATTTGTTGAATCTTTGTAACTCAACAGATATTTATTACAAGATTTTATTGGTGTTGAAGGCATTTAATTTATCTACAGTACCACTAATTTCTAACTAGGCATGCTTATCAATCGACTTATAAAAATGTACGGTTTAAGGCACAAACATATACGGATAGAGGACCAACAACTTAATTTAAAAATAAATATAATGCTCAAATAGACTTCGCAGTGAAAGACAATATTTCCGTTAATTCTATAAAACTATTTTCAGTATAAGCTTATTTTACAGAAACTTTTTGCAGATAATTTGACTTTATAAACACATCAACTATCTTGCTAAATTAGTGTGTTCGAGATTATAAATGTATTTTTCTCCATCATCATCACCATCGTCATCATCATGGAAGGAAGAGATTAATACATAAACTCCTCCAAGTCCTAGCAATATCGATATATAGAGAATTGGATCTGTCATAACTTAAGTTTGAAACATTCAAATTAAATTTGAGGAAGCTTTTTAATATCTATATTTTCTTTTAATTATTTGGATAAAAAACTTTCTACCTTCAAAAAATTGTTTTTTATTTGAGAAAACTGAAAGTAGATCTAAAATAAGGTAAATTTACTGTTTTTTTAAGTGAGTTTTAAAAATCAATGTGCGGAAGATTTGAGCTGAAAACTAAATTTGAGAAGTTGCCAAAGGTTTTGAAACAAGACTATCCAATTGGACTTGATTCTAAATATGATACTCAAAGTCTAATAAGACCTAATGATCCTGTTCTTGTAATTAAAAACGAAGGAAGAATTAAAACTACTTTTATGACATGGGGTTTTATTTCTCCTTGGGCCAGAGACCCATTTGATAAAGGGAAACCAAGACCATTTAATGCAAGATCAGAAACCGTAGAAGAAAAAAAATTATTTAGTGGAAGTTGGAAACATAAAAGATGCCTAATACCTGCGAGCGGTTTTTTTGAAAAAAAATATCGTGTTCGAAAATCGAATTATGAGACTTTTTGGTTGGGCGGAATTTGGAGTAAGTGGACTTCACCAGATGGTGCAGAACTTGAGAGTTGCTGCGTTTTAACAACTGAACCAAATGATTTAATTAAACCTTTACATCACCGCATGCCTGTGATCATTCCTAATGGATATGAGGAACAATGGACAGAGCAAGTTAAAGATGCAGATGAATTAAAAGGACTATTTGCAATCATGATGAGTTGGTCCCCTGATGGTTGGCTAGTAGAGGATGTAAAGAAAAAAGAAACTGGTCAAATGAGTTTGTTTTAAATGGAACGCTTACTAATTCCAAGGTTAGATTAATGGCTAAATCTTATTGGTTGATTAATTCAAATAGCTCAGAAGTTAAAAGATTTATGAAAAACGATAAGAGTATTGATGGAGTTTTTGAATATATGTTTATAGATACTGGAAAAATAGTGGGGGTATTAGGAAACAAACCACCAGTAATGACAAATACAGTTTCTGTTGAAATAGATTTAGCTAGAGAAATTTATGAAAGATTACTTTCTAAGGGATGGAGGAAAATTGAAAAAAATTGGAATTAAAAAGAGAGATAGATCTCTGGGGTATAAATTATTGATGAAAATAATCTGAAATTCAATAATGAGAATATTAACGAAAATTGACATCCGATCTAAAATATTAGGAGATTAGTAAATTTTTTTTTAGTGCAGATAAAAATTAAACATCCAAAATGGCTACCAGAATAAATAAATATTTAAGTGAAGTAGGTTATTGTTCTAGAAGAGAAGCTGATAGATTAATCCTAAAAGGAAAGGTAACCATTAATGGCAAAATTCCAGAAATTGGAACTAAAGTAGAAGATAGTGACCAAGTTGAAGTTAAAGGTCAAAGAATAGAAAAATCAAAGAAACAAAAAAACATATACTTAGCCTTTAATAAACCTGTGGGAATTGTTTGCACAACAGATAGAAAAGTAGAACCCAATAATGTAATAGATTTTATTAAATATCCTAAAAGAATTTTTCCCATCGGAAGATTAGATAAGCTCAGTGAGGGATTGATTTTTTTAACCAATGATGGAGATATCGTAAATAAGATTCTTAGAGCAAGAAATAATCATGAAAAAGAATATATTGTAAAAGTTAATCGTCCTATTAATAGCGATTTTATTCAAAGCATGAGTAATGGAGTTGAAATATTAGGCACAATAACTAAAAATTGTTTCGTAAAACAATTGGGACCAAGAAATTTTAAAATAATTCTCACACAGGGACTTAATCGCCAGATTAGAAGAATGTGTGAGGCTTTAGGATATAAAGTACGGTCATTAAAGCGTACAAGAATTATGAATATTAAGTTAGACGTGCCAACAGGAGAATATAGAGAACTTAGTAAAGAAGAACTCTTAGAATTAAATGGATTACTTGAAAACTCCTCAAAAACATATGACTAATCAAAAACCAGAAAAGTAATTGGGAAGTTAAAGTGAATTTGCTCGCAAAAATGCGAGATTTATACGTTTCGACTTTGGAAGAAATAATTTAAATAGCGCGAAACGCTTTTTAACTGCAAGGCTATTAGTTAGTTATTGAGTATTATTAGATCAACTATTAAGATTAGCAACCCTAGCTCTCTTTTTTTGGTCCAATTTTCCTGAGTTCTTCTCTAACCTTGAGCAATTAATTTTTACCATTCTTCTCTAGCTGGATCTATCTTTAATTCTTCTTTAGTTGTCATGAAAGGTGGTTCTTCGCCCTATGTAGAAGTAACCCTCCCAGAATCAATGAACATATATTTAATAAATTGATTTTTATTATTTGTATTTTCGATAAACCTTTTATGCCTGATTTATTTGAATTAACCAACTAAAAAAATCTAGCTATTACTTTTTTAAGGGTAAAAGTCTACTTTCCAACGCATCACGCAATAACTTAATGGGTTATATCCATTACAATTCCAGAACTTGAATATTTTTGCAGCGAAATGATGGAAATTAGCATCATTGAAAAATGCCCATCCAAAATAAATAGCAAATGCAGTTACTACAAACGCAGCATATTGAAGCCAATGTGTTCCAGACTTATCTAAACCATTTTTGTCAAAATTAGAATTAGTCATTTAAAGGATTGGATAAGCTATCCATCCAAATAAGGTGTAGTTAATAACGACAGCCATGAAACCTATCATTGCGAGCCTTCCATTTGTTCTTTCAGCAATAAACCAATAAGTATTTGGCCATTCAAAATTTCCGCCCATATTGGATTTTTGATCTTCTGAAATAGTTTCCTCTTTAGTAGTATTTTCTTGTTCAAGATAATAATTACTATCTGGGTAAAAGCTTT
This window harbors:
- a CDS encoding DUF2839 domain-containing protein, producing the protein MYGNTSVLIMGEAKRRKNLGIPPREKNEDIKFPQLDKKAIQQKVRSTLYKYPIIPFLFYGVAVVILIGGLFYVFKSFNIA
- a CDS encoding DUF2839 family protein, with the translated sequence MGEAKRREELGLPPRQKNELNKSDRYFSWLPITKSRIKKYPYMGVATMALGAIIFLVSGGANSIN
- a CDS encoding DUF3721 domain-containing protein, which produces MRGTFHSEEEAENRSLELGCEGIHKNQDKWMPCKNEKELHIYLRK
- a CDS encoding DUF411 domain-containing protein — protein: MALNKIFIKRGFLNYLIFSGILFTNIINPYKSIALTQENIDIPKVVSYRSASCGCCKKWINHLRANGLEVVDNIVEDVSVIKNQYQIPNNLRSCHSAQIANYTIEGHVPIESINKLFREKPNINGIAVPGMPLGSPGMEIHSHDSHSHDYENYKVVSFSSTGKTKIFDKISP
- a CDS encoding MauE/DoxX family redox-associated membrane protein, yielding MKIKSFTPLIAVFGTSFLITISFLKSFQIFMGISICLLAMLKLMDIEAFGTSYKKYDLISSKFDGWIYIYPFCEILIGISFLNSSPPSLIIFIALILGISGMISVFKAVYLDKLKLNCACIGGYAKTPLGIISFIENLLMAIMSVLILIK
- a CDS encoding DUF1651 domain-containing protein; this encodes MEKFTLINKTRSRIKVFEPFEESSKNPSMVNAILISYGCVLKRSSKPVLKGSRVESIEEARQEYKKLLEEGWEKTYRFNSFF
- a CDS encoding DUF3303 domain-containing protein codes for the protein MQTYIVHWQFPDQESHMQGAEAFAGFVEGGCEGDEFDGFKVLNRVVNPEGANGWAIVESSNHQNIWKWSSIWVDNFGVEIEVTPVLTDKEFLSVHKEIAAASN
- a CDS encoding SOS response-associated peptidase, with translation MCGRFELKTKFEKLPKVLKQDYPIGLDSKYDTQSLIRPNDPVLVIKNEGRIKTTFMTWGFISPWARDPFDKGKPRPFNARSETVEEKKLFSGSWKHKRCLIPASGFFEKKYRVRKSNYETFWLGGIWSKWTSPDGAELESCCVLTTEPNDLIKPLHHRMPVIIPNGYEEQWTEQVKDADELKGLFAIMMSWSPDGWLVEDVKKKETGQMSLF
- a CDS encoding DUF1651 domain-containing protein, which encodes MAKSYWLINSNSSEVKRFMKNDKSIDGVFEYMFIDTGKIVGVLGNKPPVMTNTVSVEIDLAREIYERLLSKGWRKIEKNWN
- the rluF gene encoding 23S rRNA pseudouridine(2604) synthase RluF; this translates as MATRINKYLSEVGYCSRREADRLILKGKVTINGKIPEIGTKVEDSDQVEVKGQRIEKSKKQKNIYLAFNKPVGIVCTTDRKVEPNNVIDFIKYPKRIFPIGRLDKLSEGLIFLTNDGDIVNKILRARNNHEKEYIVKVNRPINSDFIQSMSNGVEILGTITKNCFVKQLGPRNFKIILTQGLNRQIRRMCEALGYKVRSLKRTRIMNIKLDVPTGEYRELSKEELLELNGLLENSSKTYD
- a CDS encoding high light inducible protein, yielding MSKFKDNFSSESFYPDSNYYLEQENTTKEETISEDQKSNMGGNFEWPNTYWFIAERTNGRLAMIGFMAVVINYTLFGWIAYPIL